The window AGATCTTGGGAAGCCTATCGCaggatttatattttataaaagaagTGGCTATCACAAATATTACAAATTGTTTCTAGGCATGTGTCTACACAGCTTCTTCTTCCAGCatatgaaactgaaaacagcCCAAATATTCAGTGATTTTGAGTTTGCCCCACAACTGCAGCCAgattctgttcagttttgaaaGGCACACACACTGACAGTGCTTATCAGATGCCATGCTGGTATCCATCCATCCCACACTGATTTCTGTAATGACCTCCCTCACATGGATGTTTGAGCAgttgcaggaagaaaaagctgcCTAAGGAAGCTTGACAACTACAGAGCAACTGATCAAGAAAACTTTTTCTCCTCACATGCATCAGTTTTCTAACTGGTGATATCACcaagccacagcagcagcactgctgggacaCGGtaggcagcacacagcaaaacCCAGAAGGGAAACCATTGTATCAGCAGAAGCCTCCGTGGTACTGCAGTGACAGTGCTGGACCAACACCCTCTTTTGCAGGTACACAAAAGACAGACTAGCTATTTAAGCTATCAGACTGCTGGTGTTCACAACAGACAGCTTATTTCAAACACTGACAGTTTCACAGGGCTACCTGAAGCAAGGAAGCAACAGCATGGTTTGTATTCCTTCAGAAACCTAGCTTGATGATTAGTACACTAAGTTTTGGATAAGCAAGGAAACCCGCTTCCAGAGTACAACAAACATTTgactcatttttcttcactcaCTTTTGTTTTAGATGCTGGTGTGGACGGCTTCGagtcttttccattttgctttgctttctgcatgttttttcctGCAGGCTCACGGGCAGGCTGCAAAGAAAGCATTCCCAACAACTTGCCATGAAAACAACCACAGAAGAAGTACTGTCTTAACATAACATTGAAGACTGCAGCAATACATACTGTTTAACCTCAAGCAAAAATATAGCCTCATTTCCCATGTGGCATGATTGGTGCTCATTATTTAAGCAGAAATTACACACAACAGTAAATTACATATGAAAAGACAGCCTGCTGGCTGGCTCAGCACAATAGAGAACAGCCAAGTTTTGTTACAAGGCCATACAACCATGTAAGACTACTTTCCTCATATATATCCTAGATTCTCTAATGCTTTATACCAAAATTTAGTCTGGGATGCGCAAAGGCAATGCCAGATGCATCTTTAAGAACGGAATTCTTGTGTTCCTATTTAAACCAAGGGATCATTTCACTCAATCACAATACACGAGAttagaagacaggaaaaatggaaacattaaCTGCTTTTTTCCAAGAAAGCTGTTACTTGCATACAAATCCAAGCCAATACACACAAGTTTAGAAAAAAGTACTACATTTAATCTCTGCAGCTGtcaagttgttttattttgtttttaccaCCAGATGGCACTCGAGGGCTGATGGAACTTCAAACACCTGGATTCTCAATTTCTTCCCACGGCTCACACATTTtagatccttttttttcctactaaaaGTTCTGTCACTACTATCACCTTCATCACACTTAAACAGCAAGGCACAATCCATATGTAGGAACAGGGCTGTGCTTGATGCCCAACACCCATACACAAAACCACTGCAGCCTATTGCACATGGTACAGAGGTGGTTAAGAACCACCCAGCCTCCCTTCTGTACCAGTGCAGATGTAACAGACACCTGTTCCCATGCCCTGCTAGAGTTTCTTCATCTGCATCAAGCTAATTCAAAAGCATCCCATTCACACATGCTTTCCCCGGTCTCCCACTTCAGGGGTCTTCACATTAATCCTCAAACATCAGTCAAAATCAGGACAGTCACTGAACACCTATTAAAAAGGTTAAGCAGTGTGAGCACTTGCCACTCCTGTCTGAATGAACTGTCCATCTGCTGTAAGGCTGCTCTTCAGGAATGAAGATGGTCACATGTACATTCAATACACACAAATGCACCACTTACTTTCTTCATTGGTGTTTTAATCTCTTCCTCATCATCGTCCAAGTCATCTTCATCACTACAATCAGAAAGCAGTCATTCACCATAAATTGTTTTAACATATGACAAGCTGTTGGGCAAAATACTCTACTTACTAATCCTGTAGTTAAGCGTATTGCCTTCTGCTTTAATGCTCAAGGTGCAAACCTTATCAAACCTTATGGTTAGTTATTAACACTAGCCAAGAAATCCTACATTTATAGAAACTTACTGACCAACACAAGTTTCCCAACCCAATATTACATGTTTGAATAACACTAATTTTGAttacatttggaaataaatgagcCAATTTTACTATTCCGAGAGTGAAGATCAAGAAAGACCTTCCTCACTTAATATCACATAAGTCATATTCTGAAAGTTATCCCTGTATTTCAACACATGATCAAAACAATACATActcatcatcatcatcctcatcttcatcatcCTCCTCATCGTCTTCtgataattttgcttttttcttggaaaaaaaggaaggatgttAAGCATCAATACCATATTAAGCCTTAAAACAAAGCAACCTCTACCCAAAATAATTTGCCCTAACTAGAAGAACTTCCATCAACTTATCTGAAAATCAACACATAGAACTGCCCAATCAAAAGCTCTACAAATTTACAGAATGGGCACATGAATCCTTCTATTCTATACCACAGTGCTTCACTGGTATACTACAAGAGTTGGAGTTCTTAAGCACTTACTCCAAAATCCACACGTCTTCAGTAACTGCAATGGTCAAAGCAGCCTTTAAATTAGCCCATTCAGCACAGCTTTGGAAACTATCCATATTTAACAGCACTTCTCTAAGTTAGTACTTGTCAAGTCCCAAGTACAAAGCAACTCTCTTCCGAAGATGTCTCAAACACTACTTATTAACTAACTGCTCCCTTCTGAGGCAGAATAAatactgaagcaaaacaaaatcctgcaAACTGATTGCACGTATACCTGTGGTGTTTTAGCTCCTCCTCCACTTGCAGGTCTCTTTGTTGAAGCATTCACAATTTTTGtatcctcctcctcatcctctgaTTCTGGTTCTTCCTCTAATGCTGATAAAATGATAGCAATGTTTAAAATATCCACGTTCCTTAACAAAAGTGAAAGATTACtagtgaagaaaaacagcaggttATGACCCACAGCTAAACAAGGTCTTCTAGGAATGCTGGAAATACAATTAGCAAGCTTCCTACTAGCACTAACCACTAAGACCAGAAACATTCCAGCTGTACACAGATACAGGAGACAAGGAGGGAACGTAAGCATTTCTCTGAACTCCTTTGCCCCTAGTTACATCATGTTTCTGAAGCCAGACAATTAAAAGACTCAGAAGTTCTGAGTAAGAGAAAGCATTGCTTGAGATACTGGATACAGTGCTCAAGCTCACAGCACTTCAGGCAGCAGAGGAAACTTTCCAATACTGATGCCTTCTTATGCATGCCAGACTGCCTTACCATCAGTGACATGCACATTTACTACCGTGACGTGTAAAAAGCCCTTTATTTTGCACATTAATGAACAAAAGCTTTGAAGATTAGTAACCAGAGCAATACATACCTACAAGATGCTGACCACTGACATAAACAGGCCCCGAACCGCATTTTAACCTCAAGACAACTGGTGGTGTGATCTCAAATCCACCTAATgaaacctgaaggaaaaaagcaaagtgtgTTTAACAGGCAATCCCCTCACACGAAACCAACGACACCAACATCTGGAGATTGCAAACCTAATACTCCAATCACACACTTAAAGCTCACAGAATATTCCAGAAGCATTTGGAGTTAATTCAGGGTcaaagtgcagcagcagcattgttTTATAACATGCTGATGGCATATCATAATTAAAGCACACTTTTTAAAGCCAGACCAATCCACATTAGTTTCTGTATATTGTTGCAGAAAGGACAATTTCCAATCAACACACTTGcccccagcactgtgcagttCCACTTACACAGGATCAGCATGGACTCAATTACATTCCAGATGGCAAGAACAAGAGGCAGAGTTCTCTTAATTCCAGGAAAGGTACCAATCATGTTTAGAAACTCTAAGAGCTTATGATCCAGAAAAATTTACGTTTTCTCACCcaacatcaaaagaaaacaacagtggAAGGTTATAGATGCATCCACATGCAAATACATGTGCTTGTACAGAAGGATATGACTTGTACAATTTGTacagcttatttaaaaaatgtgtaagtTGAATCAAGGCCTGTCAATTGCCTGTGATTACAGTAAGCCTGGTAGTACCATGAAATTTATGTATTAATTGAGCTTGTATTCACTACATCTCTACGAACCCAATAAGCACTATGCAGATCAATACAATTTGGCCAACCTGAACTCTTTTCTAAATCTATCCTTCTCACCTGAGACCCAATGGGTAGTAGATTGCTGCAAGCTCATTTACTTACTGTAGGCTGCACAGACATTTTCAGAGACGCCAGTACTACTTTAATAGGGTTGCCTTCGTAGTCCAATGCTTCTGCTTCTACAACATGTAATTCATCTTTGGCTCCAGCCCCTAATGTAACCTGTGAAGTGAAGAACAGTGCACATCTTGAGAATTTTCTTAAACAGCTAACGTCTTTTGAACTGTATCTGCTGTTCTGTGTGCCAAGATTGAAGTTTGTATCTGACTGCTAAGAGTTGAGTTACACTCCTCCCTAAAACACTAATTTCTTTCCCCACAGCACTTGCATGTACAGCATGCAATTCCAGACAGTTGCTTCGATGAACATATAGTCAAGTTATCTGACTTATTGCTTTCAAGGAGGAGGGTGTCAGTAACAAGTCCAGACAGCACTGTAAGGGGCCCATAAGAAGCATATGTACATggctggaggaagagaaacagctgctttcattaCCGAAGAATCACAGCTTcaatttttccccttttacaTGACTTTTATCTGTCATGTTTTCGCTGCATCACCTGCGCTATGTTATTTACATTAAGTTCAAGAAGAAGTTAAGTCTCACCACTGCTGAGTTCAGAGCTTTTATTTGGgcaaaagcattttgcattAATCCACCAGAGACTGAGAGCTGTCAACCCAGCACATTTCAGAACTCAAGTACCTTGATTCCTTACACCACATACAAGACAGGCATGTTCTGGAAACTTGAAAATCATAGCTTGAGGGAAGCAAACAAGTGACGGACACAAGACAGGCCAGAAATTCCAGTTTTCTGAACCTCTGGCACCTGAGTCAGTTATATGCAAGTCCTCTGAAAACCAAGAATTCCCTTGAAGTACTACAATTATCTCTGAGGCAAGCAAAGATGGCTTACTGTGTCCCTTCCCAAGGGCCATAAGAAGCTTCTCGCTCTTCATGAAAGATATCCATGTAAACATTTCATGCATACAGTGGCATGCTCAAGCTTCCATTCTCTAAGAGATGTGTTTTAAGCAAGCACTCATGATCTAGACAAGGCATATCAGACTAAAGACTAAGAAACAGGATGTAGACTCCACTACTCTAGGCCATTTTTTAACTGTGAATTAGAAATAGTGATATCAGTACTTTGATCTCATCTCTCAAATGACTGCACCACAATGAATCACTCAGCTGACAGGACTGCCCATTAGGAtgagaatttcatttaaaaacatgtccTCAGTCCCCAAAGCCACCTACCCCTGCCATCTGCACCAATTCAACCAATACTATGGCACCTAATATCCAGAAACTCCTTACTCTGCTTGCCAAACTATCTTTTGCTTGTAGATTCTTCAAAGAGATTCCAAGTTTAAGACATTTCTAACCTGTTTGTTATTTCAATCCCCATTACTCCTTTGGGTGATCTTTTGTCTTTGAAAGACAGGTTGAACTACACTTTTTCCGCTGGCCCAAAAACTAGTCCTGCTAAACATCCAATCTGCCTCATGCCCAATGAAGAGCGCACAACCCATCAGCTCACTTCCAAAATGAGAATATCTGGACAAAGCCATACAAGTGAAGTAGAGCCCTGTGATGCTTTTCATCTCATTATAAACATACAGATATGAGCACCACCCAAATCAACTTACTCAAAAAACCTCCCTAAAAATGAACTCTAAAAGGCCAATAATTATGTATAAATCACACACTGTCAAGTCCAAACTGTAGTTTCTGTGAAATGCAAGGACTGAAGCCATGACTCACAGAACCAATGCAAAAGTGAAAGCATCTTAAGAATCGCTTTTAAGTTGCACAGCGGACTGCATTAACATCCAAGTCTCTTGCAAGAAGCAACTCCCacttctaacttttttttctttacatcgAAGTGTAATCCTCACATTTAAACAAATGCCAAAGTACAGGCACACTACGACTTCCGTGGCTGTGAGCTACAACCTCCTGGCCTGTGAAGTTGTGGCATCTTCTGTTAGTGCTAAAGGAAACAACACAAGCATGCTCAGCCTTGAGCAAAGGCCTTGAAATGCTGTGCCTTGCTAGCTGCCACAGGCTCCAGAAAGTATGTATGCTATTAGCtgtttgtggaaaaaaacataggAATTATGACTGGAGAACATATGAAAGATCTACTCCGAAATTAAGTTCCTGTGGTCTACTGAAATGTGCCCTCAATGATTAATACAAGTCTTTCCCTCCTCATGCTCCTGGAACAACTGAATATTGCATTCTGTGTCAGCTCCAGTGCCTAACTCCTTCCAGTAAACATTTATTAACCTGCTGTATGCAGGTTATCTTTTTTCAAACTTATATTACTTGCTATAAGCCATAAAACATCAGTACTTTTTGAAAGATACATTAAGTGAAATCATAGGTTCAGCTCCCAAAAAACAGAGCTTATAGTCAAATGGATTCGTACAGAAAGCCTTGTGACTACAAAAACAAGTTGAATGAAACGGATTTACAAACTGAAACTCTCTTCTCGCAGCAGTCCCACACCACTACTCGGGAACACCACCTCTGAACTCGCAATGTAGGAAAATAGTACTTGCCGTTCTCAAGGAGAGCTGATGTTCGTTTTCTTCGTCATCTACTTTGAACTGATACTCCTTCTCTGCTTTAAGCTCGCAGCCTGGAAGAGCAAAGAACGATGAGGGCACCGCTGCACTCAGCTCCTCGCCTTACCTTACTCCGCAGCTCGCCGCCCCAGGCTCCGCGTTCAGAGCCGCAGCGCCACGACACGTGCTAGGGGTAGGCCCCGGCCTGCTACCGACCACGCGCCAACTCGGCCTGCCCCACGCGGCCGCGCTCCCCGCTGCAGGCCGCTGCCGGCCGCTGCCCTCCCCTNNNNNNNNNNNNNNNNNNNNNNNNNNNNNNNNNNNNNNNNNNNNNNNNNNNNNNNNNNNNNNNNNNNNNNNNNNNNNNNNNNNNNNNNNNNNNNNNNNNNNNNNNNNNNNNNNNNNNNNNNNNNNNNNNNNNNNNNNNNNNNNNNNNNNNNNNNNNNNNNNNNNNNNNNNNNNNNNNNNNNNNNNNNNCCCGCTGCCGCCCGACGGGAAGCCCCTCCGGGCCGCGGCCCCGCCGGCCGCCTCCACCGTGCTCCGCGGCCCGAGCGCGGACGGGAGGAGCcgggagaaggggagggggggggcagGAGCGCGGGGCCGAGCTCGTTACCGAAGAGGAAGGTCTGCGGACGCAGCGGGCCCATGCTCTCCATGTCCATGGCGCTGTCCTCCATCTTCTCGGCCTGCTCGCGCGGGAGGAGCTGCACGGGATGCGGCGCTGCGGGCGGACGCGCACTAAAGGAAGCCCCGCACCCGCCCCCCTCCCAGATATAGCCCGCGCACTCTCGCGAGATCCTCGGGCCGGACACGCCCCCGCTGCCCCGCTACCGCGCACGCGCCATGCCGCCCATTCCCGCCGCGCGCGCCCGCCTGGAGGGTCGTGAGCGCGGCCCTCGGTGCCCACGGCTGAGGCGGTCACAAAATGGAGGCGGCCGCGCGAGAGGGTGCTGGCGCTGACGTCTCTCCGTTCATTTGCAGTGTGTCATTCATATTCCTCATATCTGCGTTCGTATTCAAAAAGTAGGAAGCGGTTCTGTTACCAAAAAGGAGACAAGTCACGTGGTGCCCAAATGCATCTTAGCTGCCCGCGTGTGGCATTCACCTTTCTCGCCCCCCACAAAACTCACCCTCAGTTTGAAGCACAGTGCGACTGCACGTGTCCAACCCAGCGTATTTTGCGGTGCAATGTCTGATGTTTTGGTGCAATACATGATGGGTGATGTGAGCTGCAGCTGACCGGAACGCATCCCCCTGCAATCCTGCTAACTTGAAAGCAGATGTCTGCTGAGTTTTGTCGAGTGGATTGCCACCAGCTAACTAAAATACAGGCACAACAAAGCTGACGTCTGTAAGCCATGCAGAGGGACAAATAGTGCTGCTTGACATGTGGGTGAGGATGGGGGATTTCGGCCTGTGTATGGGAATAACCACCCCATAGGTGTCAtgtcagagcagctctgcactccATTTTGAGCCTGGTTGCAGCTCCTGTGGTAGCTCTGGTAATGGCTGCATTCCTCCAACGGGCACTTACTGGGCACCGTGTGTTTGGGACCATCGTCTCTCTGGAAAACGCACTCATGACAGAAAAAGTAACTACGCTGGGACAAAGCCTGCAAGCCAGGTGCTGGGCTGATGGCAGCTCCTGCCGGGAGCAGGGAAGAGGCAGAGGGAGCACAGAGACTTCTGCTGGTACAGTGGGTGTGGGCACTGCATTTCAGCCCCTGTGCTGTACATATTTCCCTTCACACACGCTCCGTCAGAAGCAGAGTCATCCCACCTGTACCTGTGTCACCTAGCGTTCCCTGACATTGCTCATTCATGCCCCACAGTCACATTTTCTAAGCAGAGCAGCTTTTGCCGCTAGGTGTGACAAACCATGAATAACACGAGGAAACTGGAGGTCAAAAGAGAGCATAAGTGTAATAGAATAGCTCATTACTTTATCCTGGAAATGCAGAATTACCTAAAATACCACAAATCTGTACAAGGAAGGATTAACTTAATGAATCTGCATGTACCACAACCTGCATCTGTTTTCCATTACAATGCCAAATCTAAGAGCTtgataaaagacatttttaactTCAAGGGGGAAAAAGTAAAGATGGGTGTGTGTTGCTCCGTGTGAATGGCAAGAGCAAGCACCTAACTCTATTATCTCATTCACTGCCCACTGGGAGATAAATGCCAAACAAAATCAGGGGTACGCAGTTTCTTTAAATTGGTAACAAAGCCAGACGGGTGTGGAAAGACCAGAAACCTCAGGGGTGGAAAGTTCCAAGGACAATATAAGCTGTTCTGCGTCTTTCCCAAGCTCCTGGTGCTAGGCCACAGCAGTCCTCTTCGTGACTTTTGCAGGCAGAACTGCCACACCAAAGATGCAGAGCTGCCACTCCATGGTCATAGTgaaggaggctgcagctgtgtgcatgTACACTCGCTCACATAAAGCCAACAGGAGCATATAGCTGCTCGTCAAACCACCCCAACGCGTGCTCCACGCGGCCCTCAGCACAGCTTGCATTTGCAGGAGT of the Numida meleagris isolate 19003 breed g44 Domestic line chromosome 12, NumMel1.0, whole genome shotgun sequence genome contains:
- the NPM1 gene encoding nucleophosmin, whose protein sequence is MEDSAMDMESMGPLRPQTFLFGCELKAEKEYQFKVDDEENEHQLSLRTVTLGAGAKDELHVVEAEALDYEGNPIKVVLASLKMSVQPTVSLGGFEITPPVVLRLKCGSGPVYVSGQHLVALEEEPESEDEEEDTKIVNASTKRPASGGGAKTPQKKAKLSEDDEEDDEDEDDDDDDEDDLDDDEEEIKTPMKKPAREPAGKNMQKAKQNGKDSKPSTPASKTKTPDSKKDKTLTPKTPKVPLSLEEIKAKMQASIDKGSSLPKLEPKFANYVKNCFRTEDQKVIQALWQWRQTL